In Actinoplanes octamycinicus, the genomic window TCGGCCGGCAGGTGCGACAGCGAGCCCTGGATCTCCTTGAAGGCGCCGCCGATCGCGATGCCGAACACGCCCTGGCCGCCCTGCAGCAGGTCGACGACCTCCTCCGGGGACCGGCACTCGTAGACCGTGGTGCCGTCCGAGATCAGCGTGATCCCGGCCAGGTCCTCGACGCCGTGCGAGCGCAGCGTGTCGATCGCGCGGCGGATGTTCTGCAGCGACACCCCGGCGTCCAGCAGGCGCTTGACCACCTTGAGGACCACCAGGTCCCGGAACGAGTAGAGGCGGGAGGTGCCGGAGCCGGAGGCATCCCGCACGCTCGGCACGACCAGCGTGGTCCGTGCCCAGTAGTCGAGCTGGCGGTAGCTGATGCCGACCGCCTGACAAGCCGTCACTCCGCGATAGCCGACCGAGCCGTCCTCGCCGACGAGTGGGCCCTCCAGAGGCTGCTCGTGCACGCGACTACCTCCCCGCTGCCCATGATCGATAGATCTGGGCGGTGCCGGTTCACCTGGACTTCACGAGCGTA contains:
- a CDS encoding MerR family transcriptional regulator, which encodes MHEQPLEGPLVGEDGSVGYRGVTACQAVGISYRQLDYWARTTLVVPSVRDASGSGTSRLYSFRDLVVLKVVKRLLDAGVSLQNIRRAIDTLRSHGVEDLAGITLISDGTTVYECRSPEEVVDLLQGGQGVFGIAIGGAFKEIQGSLSHLPAEPAAPQPVDEAPAEPAAGDELAARRARRRAG